The following nucleotide sequence is from Oenanthe melanoleuca isolate GR-GAL-2019-014 chromosome 5, OMel1.0, whole genome shotgun sequence.
ATGGAGACGTTCCGCTGATAACGCTGGTGTCTGTGTTCCCCAGGGCCTGGGGTTCCGCCCCCCCGCGCACTCGCGCAGCGACTGGATCGGGCCCCCGGACAGGCACTCCAACCTGCGCCCCATCATCTTCTACGTGCCCCCCGACGAGTCGGCGCTGGAGCGGCGCCTGCGGGAGGCGCGCCAGGAGGCGCAGGCCAGCAACCAGCGCTTCTGGGCACGGCACAACCGCGCCTTCCGCCAGGTGAGCCGGCCTcgccccgctgctgctgctgctgctgctgctgctgctgctgctcagcgcccgcccgccccgaACTGCGGGGCTTGGCCTCTCTGAGGTGGGGCTCCGTTCTGCCCGCTCTTAGTGCGCTCAGGGTCACGGAGGAAATTACGGTTTTGTCCTTCATTTCGTTAAACGATGCACAAAACTCAAAATCCCGCATGTTTTATTGCTGCTTAGTGGCATAGAGTATTTGCCTTTTTCCTGTCTTGGACTGAAAGTGTAAAGTTGTAGCCGCCCTACATTCAAGACCTGTCTGTGACTAGAGCAGctgttgaaaattatttcatgacTGGTTTTTCTCTTATCAAAGTGAGAGAAATTTGGTGTAATTACCAAGACTACGTGAGGTCAAATATATGTCCCATTTCACTGGCAGTGTATCCCAGCAAGACTAAAGTCTGTCTGTCTTCTTTCTTGATTTTAGCATCTCTCAGCCAGTGTGGCATTTTTTGGAAGAACGGTAACAGTTCAGTAATTCACCATCATTTATGATGTTGAACATCATATTCTCTCAAAACTtgcaaaaatcccccaaaaaatgcttgttttttttaaaaccacagaACTGTTAAATCTGTAAAACTCACACACAAATGATTAATGTGCTTCcatctaaataattttaattttcttatgcTGCGTGTTTTTTTCTATGCTCGAAATCTCAGTTATACAGGTACAGCACATTTCCTTAGTTTCTTTTATAAACTCAGAGTTTAAATCCTGTCTTTACTCCAGAAATCAGTTTTATAAGTATCAGTAGGACACTTGCATGCAGGTAGCAGGATCTAAGTGAGCAGTTTAACTAACTCACTGGATTAAAAAAAGTGTTTAGTTGACACTTCCAAGTATAACAAATATTGCTAGTTATTTCAAAGGGTGCTGAACAGCACATTGCtatataattaaaaacaatgGTTAACTTCAAGGACTGACTACATCCCATTCTAATGtggaaaaacatgttttaggaaaaagaagaatttatttattcaagACTGAAAGCCAAGGGTctggaaatgagaaatgaaTCAGGTTAGTGAGATCTTTTTTAATAGTTTAGGATACATTCTGCATTCTGTTTAACTTCAAATTTTGTTAGTTTATGCTTTTTGTGTTCTGTCACAAGTCTTAGGGGTAGGATTTAGAAGTGTTTTCAGGAGCGTgataaaaaaagagatgaggAGCTTTTCAGAGATGTGCATGTGGGGGTCAGATCATCTGTTGCACTGTTCTCCCCCTAATTCCATTCCCTCAGCCAGGGGGAATGTGCTGAAATTCTAGCCCAGCAATATAATAATTGTGTAGCTTGAGGAGAAATAGACTTTTTACTTTCACACCTCCTAGACCAGTGAGCTGGCTGAGATAAACATACAGAGCATTTGCCTCAAGTGCATGTTCTGGTTAGGTGGATAAACTCAGTCTTTGTCTTGAGGTCCATGGTGTGTCCAATGAATACAGTATTTTTCCTTGAGGGAGAGTAAGACAGCTTCTGGGGAGATGGCAGCTGCTATCTGCCTGTGTCTGCCTGAGCACAGTAGCTGTAAAATAGTTGTCTCTCTAATTCATtgtgtgaaaatgaaaacaaaatgcctTCATAATAATAGTGAATTGGGCATTGTAGTATGAGGTTGAACACTGTTTGCAGAATAATGATCTGTTTGAGTTTAGTGAAGCATCTGCTCTGACGTTGTGTATGTCACAgaccattatttttcttttctgtttgtatCCTGGTGATCAGTGTGTGCTTGAGAAGTACTTTTAATTAAGATCTATGTTGTTTCAAAAACACTTCTTTTATATtgctattttgttttggttttttttttttgcttttatactctagaaataaaagaaaatgacTACAtacttccattaaaaataaatttgtatgTACTGCATGCCTTTAGTCAGCCATTCTGTAATACAACTGTGTATgtttgtaaaaatgaaaatatacatGGACAGTTGGAACAAAACTTACTTTTTTATGTAATGAATCAGTTTTGCTGATACCAGTATGAAGAAACAAATTAACTATAGGTATTAAGCTGGCAACCTTCAAATGGTTTTAGATTTAATTTGTCCCATAGTATGTTAATACATTAACATactagtttttaaaataatgacaaatAGAACCAATCAGTAATTTACATTTCTATGATCAATCTCAAGAGccttaaaatgcattttggaaCAGTAACAAGTTGAATGTTGCAATTCCGTCTCCCTCATCATATCCATGTTCCCTGGGGCATTGAAATTTGATATTACTTTAGGGACATTTTGTGCCAGGTTTGTGTAGGAATTGTCTGGTAGAGTTGAGAATATTTACTGGTTCTCAGGATTAGACATCAGTGCTGTAGCCATAAGTCTTCCTGTTCTTCTTTTCATATTCTGGTTATGAAAGTGGCGTATTCAAAATCATATTTGCTTCTTCTCAAAATAATTGCCTGCTAGATTGTTTGGAAGTCTGACATCTAAGAACATAAACTTTTTGCCTGAAGTTACTTGAAATTTATCAACAGTAATAGAAAAAGAATTACATCTGAAAATACCGTGTCAATTGTGGATAGTATTCTTTTGATATTTATGGACTTGCTTTAGGGGGGGGAAAATTAAGTTACTAAATGCTCTTATTGGTACTGTTTAGGCTTCAGCCCTGTGAGAAATTTTTTTATGCAAAGGATAGATACATTTAGATCTATGAACATTTTCATAGGGGTTCACTGGTTGCCTAAATAGTCTAAGAGCTGATAAAGTTTATCACTTCCACAAGTAATAGGGGTTTAAAAACGGTGCCAGCTTCAAGATGATCAGTATTTTAAATCTGCTTTGCTCTCTAGGtaagttttaaaaagttgaaaGATAAAGGCTTATTAACTTGTTCAGGGTTACACAGAAAGCTTGTAGGAGCAAGGAGTTAGACCTAACATCTGAACCCAGTGTTTTGATCCAAAGATCCTTGACTTTGTTACACCAAAACCTTTTTTCAGGTCAAAAAGCAACACTGAATGCAGAAGAAATGGCTGACTTTTACAAGGACTTTCtaagtaaaaattttaaaaagcatttgcagTATAACAGGTATGTAGAAGGTATTTATGTTGACCATTATACATTACAGTTTAAGTAAAAGGTATAAGATCAAGTTTAAAATTTGAACATATTTTCCACAATTGGTAAAACAGCACAAACCCCTACAattcttgaaaattatttttttaatgctgttatTAGAATTTGACAGGAATTTGCATTATCATttgagttctgctgctgcttatTGTTATTTTAGTGGAAAGATAAGCTCAAGTCTGAGATATAAAGAGACAAGATCAGGCACATTTTATTATCTTAGGGCATGGGTCTGTTCATGCTGCTAATTGAAACTGATAAATATGCAAATAGACCACTTGAAAGTTCTATATAACAGATTCTAGCTGTCTGTTAAATAAGGACAAGTAAATGTGATTTATCTCAAAGGAAAATcatttaataggaaaaatacTTAATAATCTTGGGTCTATTATTTTGCAAGTGTCTAGTAAAAAGTGATCAGCTTTTGAGTTTGGCAAGGCATAAATTGATCACCTGACTCGTCCTGGGTAGAACCTCAGCTACAGCTTGGTAAACCCACATCCAACTCttcacagcatctcctgcatTATTTCAGTGTTAATGTGTGTACAACTCCATAAACTGGGGTGGGGATCTGAAAGGGGTAAAAAATTACTTACAAACACACATAACCCTGCAAGTAGCCGTGCACACTTGAAAAAGGGCTAGAAAGGAGGGAGGAATGGGAAGGTGGAGGAAGACAGCACTTAATCCAGGAATACTGACCACTGAATGTGAAAGTACAACTGCAGTTTCCTCTCTGTACTTGATTAGGAGATTATTGGGCTCAAAAGTGTCAGGTGTGCCTGGGTGCCTAATGGGCTAATGTAAGAATTCTGCCATCACTGCAACTGATCTATAACAAATGGTGGCTTAAGTTTCTTTGTGTGTATTGTGCATAAACCATAAAATACTACCGTATAAGAACAATTTAACAAatatctatttatatttaaatatgcaCAACTTATCTTGCCcacagaggggcaggggggagccCTCACCATAATGCAAAGCAACAGCATTAAAAGtaagaaattgtttttaatgaaaggaTTGTCAATACATTGCCTATAATTGATAAGTGGGAATGCAAATAGTTCATCTTAGAACTGGTCACCAGTTGCCATTGTTGCACTGACCTTAGGATACTGTCCCACCTCCAGGGTAAGATAATTCAGGCTTTGTGCTTAAACATGACCTTCCTTGCTGCTGACCTGTAAAATCAAGTTGTGTCAGCTGCATTGTTGTAGTTTTAAAGTGGAACTGCACAGCCCTGAAAACAGCAGACCTTTTTGCAGTCAATCTGATTTTGAGGGgtcatatttataaaaatctgtttatgcATTTAGCTGTATGTTCTTTTGCAGTATTGCCAGCTGGGCTGAAAACTGGCGGCTGAGGTGTTGCAACTTCTAAAATTTAGTTAAAATTGATGCAATGACTGTGCATAGATGCCTTGAATATTTAGTTCAGGGTACTtagaatggaaataaaatttagctttggaaaaaaattaagaaggaTATAGGAAATTAAATgtgaaaggggaaaagaagcagTTGCGATGTTAGcatgatatttttatttaacatgACATTTGAAGGGGTAGCTCAGTGCTGCCTGTCAGTGTGAATTTGGCTGCTATCCTCACTGAGAGGTTGGTGTCTCAGGCTTATGTTAAATCTGTGCATGCAAGGTTTGCCCCAGACATCGCAAGAGAAGACCCAAATCCCAGTCTTCTAGTTCTGGAATTCTGCATATCACATTGGTTCTTGTGAGCATTTTACAACATGGGAGCGAGATCCTTGttaaaaactagaaaaaaaaagtatattattttaatttttaacaggGGCAAGAACTTGAAGTGAGTTCTCAGAGGTTAAAAAGGGCTGATGCAGACTATACTGTGAACAATTTGAATTGGTTTCAGAAGCCATGC
It contains:
- the LOC130253963 gene encoding cytochrome c oxidase assembly factor 8; this encodes MAAARLLRAAACRRLSCSASCSGGRAAERGERPDSAGLGFRPPAHSRSDWIGPPDRHSNLRPIIFYVPPDESALERRLREARQEAQASNQRFWARHNRAFRQEKEEFIYSRLKAKGLEMRNESGQKATLNAEEMADFYKDFLSKNFKKHLQYNRDWYKHNFRITFLMAQVALVRALRWLRRRKKNVEQ